The Dama dama isolate Ldn47 chromosome 23, ASM3311817v1, whole genome shotgun sequence genome contains a region encoding:
- the CDC25B gene encoding M-phase inducer phosphatase 2 isoform X3, whose translation MASWGLRSARPLPRRLPPSPRLCTTSLGSAGLCMDSPSPMDPNMAEQTFEQAIQAASRVIRNEQFAIRRFQSLPGRLLGHSPVLRNITNSQASGTWRKSEACDQAAHGSGEDKENDGFVFKMPGKPTHPSHSRALGEWASRREAFAQRPSSAPDLMCLTPEQKMEVEELIPLARCHFSLTPSTGAVEEDDGFVDILETDLKENDVVPPGMESLISAPLVKTSEKEEEQDLIMYSKCQRLFRSPSMPCSVIRPILKRLERPQDRDLPVQNKRRRSVTPPEEELREAEEPKARILRSKSLCHDEIENILDSDHRELIGDYSKAFLLQTVDGKHQDLKYISPETVVALLTGKFSHIVEKFVIVDCRYPYEYEGGHIKTAVNLPLERDAETFLLQSPITPCTLDKRVILIFHCEFSSERGPRMCRFIRERDRASNDYPSLYYPEMYILKGGYKDFFPQHPTFCEPQDYRPMNHEDFKDELKTFRLKTRSWAGERSRRELCSRLQDQ comes from the exons gTCTGTGCATGGACTCTCCCAGCCCTATGGACCCCAACATGGCAGAGCAGAC GTTTGAACAGGCCATCCAGGCAGCCAGCCGAGTTATTCGAAA TGAGCAGTTTGCCATCCGACGTTTCCAGTCCTTGCCG GGGAGGCTTCTGGGCCACAGTCCTGTGCTACggaacatcaccaactcccaagcgTCTGGCACCTGGAGGAAGAGTGAGGCATGTGACCAAGCTGCCCACGGCTCTGGGGAGGACAAAGAGAAT GATGGATTTGTCTTCAAGATGCCGGGGAAACCCACACATCCCAGCCACTCCCGTGCTCTTGGGGAGTGGGCCAGCCGCAGAGAAGCCTTTGCCCAGAGGCCAAGCTCGGCTCCCGACCTGATG TGTCTCACCCCTGAGCAGAAGATGGAAGTAGAGGAGCTGATCCCCCTGGCCCGATGCCACTTTTCTCTGACCCCCTCCACAGGGGCTGTTGAGGAAGACGATGGATTCGTGGATATCCTGGAGACTGACTTAAAG GAGAATGATGTAGTTCCCCCAGGCATGGAGAGCCTCATTAGCGCCCCACTGGTCAAGACctcagaaaaggaggaggaacag GACCTCATCATGTACAGCAAGTGCCAGCGGCTCTTCCGCTCTCCGTCCATGCCCTGCAGTGTGATCCGGCCCATCCTCAAGAGGCTGGAGCGCCCACAGGACCGGGATCTGCCTGTACAGAACAAGCGGAGAAGAAGTGTGACCCCTCCAGAGGAGGAGCTGCGGGAGGCTGAGGAACCC AAAGCCCGCATTCTCCGCTCAAAGTCTCTGTGTCATGACGAGATTGAGAATATCCTGGACAGTGACCACCGAGAACTGATCGGGGATTACTCCAAG GCCTTCCTCCTACAGACTGTGGATGGAAAACACCAAGACCTCAAATACATCTCACCAGAAACG GTGGTGGCTCTGCTGACAGGCAAGTTCAGCCACATCGTGGAGAAGTTTGTGATTGTCGACTGCAGATACCCCTATGAGTATGAAGGCGGGCACATCAAG ACGGCTGTGAACCTGCCTCTAGAACGGGATGCCGAGACCTTCCTGCTGCAGAGCCCCATCACACCCTGCACCCTGGATAAGAGAGTCATCCTCATTTTCCACTGTGAATTTTCATCTGAGCGGGGCCCCCGCAT GTGCCGTTTCATCAGGGAACGAGACAGAGCCTCCAATGACTACCCAAGCCTCTACTATCCTGAGATGTATATCCTCAAAGGCGGCTACAAGGACTTCTTCCCACAGCACCCG ACCTTCTGTGAGCCTCAAGACTACCGGCCCATGAACCATGAGGACTTCAAGGATGAACTGAAGACCTTCCGCCTCAAGACACGCAGCTGGGCTGGCGAGCGGAGCCGGCGAGAGCTCTGCAGCCGCCTGCAGGACCAGTGA